One genomic segment of Flavobacteriaceae bacterium includes these proteins:
- a CDS encoding ATP-binding cassette domain-containing protein, whose amino-acid sequence MTYFKKIIRFIYPYKKYAVLNIISNILYALFSTLSLISFIPMLGILFQTNKRMYTKPVYAGFSELKPYLEQSLNYFVTQQIEQSGNGEIKVLGYLCGFIILIFLLKNLFNYIALYFMTIICNGVIKDLRNSIYEKIISLPISFFTEKRKGDVLSRITNDIHEVQWSFLSVLEMFVKQPLTIIFTLIAMLVISYELTLFIFVFIPVAVFIISYIGKKLRKDSDVVQKENGRFLSHVEETLTGLRIIKSFTGEKKFRNKFLASTGTLFKTMNRLMFKQKLASPLSEFLGVLVITVILWYGGKMVLIDGTITGGTFIGFMALTYNILTPGKDISNAMYSIKRGNASAERILEVLETENTITDKEHAVIKTTFDKEIVFDTISFKYEDDYVLENFSLTIPKGKTVALVGQSGSGKSTVANLITRFYDVNEGGIFIDGVNIKDLSKKSLLGLMGVVTQDSILFNDSVLENIKLGKQNATKEEVMAASKIANAHEFVKDLPEEYLTNIGDSGNKLSGGQKQRLSIARAVLKNPPIMILDEATSALDTESEQLVQAALEKMMQNRTSLVIAHRLSTIQKADTIVVLKKGKIIEQGKHRELLEKKGEYYNLVTLQSSA is encoded by the coding sequence TTTATTCCTATGCTTGGTATTTTATTTCAGACCAACAAGCGTATGTATACAAAACCCGTATATGCAGGTTTTTCTGAGTTGAAACCTTATTTGGAACAGAGTTTAAACTACTTTGTCACACAGCAAATTGAACAAAGCGGAAACGGAGAAATTAAAGTGTTAGGATATCTCTGTGGTTTCATTATTCTCATCTTCCTGTTGAAAAACCTTTTCAATTATATTGCTTTGTATTTTATGACCATCATTTGTAATGGGGTTATTAAAGATTTACGGAACAGTATTTATGAAAAAATAATAAGTTTACCCATATCTTTCTTTACCGAAAAAAGAAAAGGAGATGTTTTGTCGAGAATAACCAATGACATTCACGAAGTACAATGGTCTTTTTTAAGTGTTTTGGAAATGTTTGTAAAACAGCCGCTTACTATTATTTTTACGTTAATTGCGATGCTTGTTATCAGCTATGAATTAACCTTATTTATATTTGTTTTCATACCTGTTGCCGTATTCATTATTTCATATATCGGAAAAAAATTACGCAAAGATTCTGATGTGGTCCAAAAAGAAAACGGGCGTTTTTTATCTCATGTGGAAGAAACCCTGACCGGATTGCGGATTATCAAAAGCTTTACCGGTGAAAAAAAATTTAGAAATAAGTTTTTAGCATCTACAGGTACATTATTCAAAACCATGAATCGTTTAATGTTTAAACAAAAATTAGCCTCGCCTTTGAGTGAATTTCTCGGAGTTTTGGTGATTACGGTTATTTTGTGGTATGGCGGTAAAATGGTTTTAATAGATGGTACCATTACAGGAGGTACTTTTATCGGTTTTATGGCACTCACATACAATATTCTCACTCCTGGCAAAGATATCTCTAATGCCATGTACAGTATCAAAAGAGGAAATGCCTCTGCGGAAAGAATACTTGAAGTTTTAGAAACTGAAAATACCATTACAGATAAAGAGCATGCTGTTATAAAAACTACTTTTGATAAAGAAATTGTATTTGATACTATTTCCTTCAAATATGAAGATGACTATGTATTAGAGAATTTTTCTTTAACCATTCCCAAAGGGAAAACAGTAGCCTTAGTCGGGCAGTCCGGAAGCGGAAAATCTACTGTGGCAAACCTGATTACCCGATTTTATGATGTCAATGAAGGAGGTATTTTTATTGATGGAGTCAATATAAAAGACCTTTCTAAAAAGTCGTTGTTAGGTCTGATGGGAGTTGTTACCCAGGATTCCATTTTATTCAATGACTCTGTTTTGGAAAATATTAAATTAGGAAAACAAAATGCTACCAAAGAAGAAGTAATGGCAGCTTCTAAAATTGCAAATGCACATGAGTTTGTAAAAGATTTACCGGAAGAATATCTTACCAATATTGGTGATAGCGGAAACAAGTTATCCGGTGGTCAAAAACAACGTTTGTCAATTGCCAGGGCAGTTTTAAAAAATCCGCCTATTATGATTTTAGATGAAGCCACCTCTGCTCTGGATACCGAATCCGAGCAATTGGTACAAGCAGCCTTGGAGAAAATGATGCAAAACAGGACATCATTGGTGATTGCGCATAGATTATCTACCATACAAAAAGCCGATACCATTGTAGTTCTCAAAAAAGGAAAAATAATAGAACAGGGAAAGCATCGGGAACTACTGGAGAAAAAAGGAGAATATTACAATCTGGTTACCTTGCAGTCATCAGCTTAG